One Acutalibacter muris DNA window includes the following coding sequences:
- a CDS encoding ABC transporter ATP-binding protein, which yields MVERLMKRFALSREGAKGLVKATAACAVADLALMFPVGLLYMLVSSFLNHNQPQYMLYVLGIAGALVLVWLTEFWKYNATYFSTYRESGACRLRLAEKLRQLPLSFFGKKDLSDLTNTIMGDVQVTEQMFSHYVPQFYGSVISTCLVAVSLLFYDWQMALAALWVLPVALVIVGFSKKAQNHFTRKQTAANLAVAEGVQECLETLRDLKSCKAEGKYLDGLGRKIDVLEVRHIKSELGSAMFVVPAQMILKLGIVSVALVGSMRLMSGELSLVTFFLFLLVVSRIYEPMNFSLQNLAAMNSLQVNIDRMNEINETPSQSGEAAFVPKGYDIKFDHVGFAYNTGETVLKDVSFTARQGEVTALIGPSGGGKSTAAKLAARFWDIDRGKITVGGVDVSRVDPEKLLTAYSIVFQDVTLFNNTILENIRIGRKDATDAEVMRAAQEAMCEDFIAKLPQGYQTMIGENGSSLSGGERQRISIARALLKDAPIILLDEATASLDAENETEIQQAISRLVERKTVLIIAHRMRTVENADKIVVLSGGTVAEMGSPEELMKKNGAFARMVKLQTESQNWTLE from the coding sequence ATGGTTGAACGACTGATGAAACGTTTCGCCCTCTCCCGGGAGGGCGCGAAGGGGCTGGTAAAAGCTACCGCCGCCTGCGCCGTGGCTGACTTGGCACTGATGTTCCCGGTGGGGCTGCTGTATATGCTGGTGAGCAGTTTTCTGAACCATAATCAGCCTCAATATATGCTTTACGTTCTGGGGATTGCCGGGGCTCTGGTGCTGGTCTGGCTCACCGAGTTCTGGAAATACAACGCCACCTACTTCTCTACTTACCGGGAATCCGGGGCCTGCCGCCTCCGGCTGGCGGAGAAGCTGCGGCAGCTTCCGCTCTCTTTCTTCGGAAAGAAAGACCTGTCCGACCTGACAAACACCATTATGGGGGATGTGCAGGTAACGGAGCAGATGTTCTCACACTATGTGCCACAGTTCTACGGTTCGGTGATTTCCACCTGCCTGGTGGCCGTCAGCCTGCTGTTCTACGACTGGCAGATGGCCCTTGCGGCCCTTTGGGTACTGCCGGTGGCGCTGGTAATTGTAGGTTTCTCCAAGAAAGCGCAAAACCATTTTACACGCAAGCAGACCGCCGCAAACCTTGCCGTGGCAGAGGGAGTGCAGGAGTGCTTGGAAACCCTCCGCGACTTGAAAAGCTGTAAAGCCGAGGGAAAATACCTGGACGGCCTGGGCCGGAAAATCGACGTACTGGAGGTACGGCACATCAAAAGCGAATTGGGTTCGGCCATGTTTGTGGTCCCGGCACAAATGATTCTCAAGCTGGGAATCGTCTCGGTGGCGCTGGTAGGCAGTATGCGCCTGATGAGCGGCGAGCTGTCCCTGGTGACCTTCTTCCTGTTCCTGCTGGTGGTCTCCCGCATTTATGAGCCCATGAATTTCTCCCTGCAAAATCTGGCGGCTATGAACTCCCTGCAAGTGAACATCGACCGCATGAACGAGATCAACGAAACTCCCTCTCAGAGCGGCGAAGCGGCCTTTGTCCCCAAAGGCTATGACATCAAATTTGACCACGTGGGTTTTGCTTACAACACTGGCGAGACAGTGCTGAAAGACGTCTCCTTTACCGCCAGGCAGGGCGAGGTCACGGCCCTGATCGGCCCCTCCGGGGGCGGCAAGTCCACCGCCGCAAAGCTGGCGGCGCGGTTTTGGGATATTGACCGGGGCAAGATCACCGTCGGCGGTGTGGATGTGAGCCGGGTTGACCCCGAAAAGCTCCTGACCGCCTACTCCATCGTGTTCCAGGACGTGACCCTGTTCAACAACACGATCCTGGAGAATATCCGCATTGGCCGGAAGGACGCAACAGACGCGGAGGTCATGCGGGCGGCACAGGAGGCTATGTGCGAGGACTTTATTGCCAAGCTCCCCCAAGGGTATCAGACCATGATTGGGGAAAACGGCTCCAGTCTCTCCGGGGGCGAACGGCAGCGCATTTCCATCGCCCGGGCGCTTTTGAAGGACGCGCCCATCATCCTGCTGGATGAGGCTACCGCCTCCCTGGACGCGGAGAACGAGACGGAGATCCAGCAGGCTATCTCCCGGCTGGTGGAGCGAAAGACGGTGCTGATCATTGCCCATCGCATGAGGACGGTGGAGAACGCCGATAAGATCGTGGTGCTGTCCGGCGGCACGGTGGCTGAGATGGGGAGCCCGGAGGAGCTGATGAAGAAGAACGGGGCTTTTGCCCGGATGGTGAAGCTGCAAACGGAGAGTCAGAATTGGACGCTGGAATAG
- a CDS encoding serine hydrolase domain-containing protein encodes MLELAPFIEAATPLRALGVVVSQNGRETARHTWEGACRRNIYSASKSFTSAAVGIAIKEGLLSLEERLVDAFSEELPVTVLENLRKATVRDLLTMCLGQPKAFLMGEDRPYYPEKNWVRLALAQPFSYEPGTKFVYNNVGPYLAGILVQRRAGCDLVHYLMPRLFEPMGLRLPTWETDPLGNTFGAGGLFLTMDELHKFGLLYLQKGNWQGRQLVPESWVRESTSKQAENGGHGYGYLFWGGEHGSFRADGKYGQFSILMRDKNAVVTIVAESREADKLLAAVFEHIYCRL; translated from the coding sequence ATGCTTGAGCTTGCTCCGTTTATTGAAGCGGCTACCCCCCTGCGGGCTTTGGGGGTGGTTGTCAGCCAGAACGGGCGGGAGACCGCCCGCCACACCTGGGAGGGGGCCTGCCGCCGGAATATCTACTCCGCCAGCAAGAGCTTTACCTCCGCCGCGGTGGGCATAGCCATAAAGGAGGGGCTGCTCTCTCTGGAGGAGCGGCTCGTAGACGCGTTTTCGGAGGAGCTGCCCGTAACCGTTTTGGAGAACCTCAGAAAAGCCACGGTACGGGACCTTCTGACCATGTGCCTGGGCCAGCCGAAGGCTTTCCTCATGGGGGAGGACCGGCCCTATTACCCGGAAAAGAACTGGGTCAGGCTGGCCCTGGCCCAGCCCTTCTCCTATGAGCCCGGCACGAAGTTTGTCTATAACAACGTGGGGCCCTACCTTGCGGGCATACTGGTCCAGCGCCGGGCGGGCTGCGACCTGGTACACTATCTCATGCCCCGGCTCTTTGAGCCCATGGGCCTCCGGCTGCCCACCTGGGAGACGGACCCCCTGGGGAACACCTTCGGCGCGGGCGGGCTTTTCCTCACCATGGACGAGCTGCACAAGTTCGGGCTGCTGTACCTGCAAAAGGGGAATTGGCAGGGCAGGCAGCTTGTGCCGGAGAGCTGGGTTAGAGAGTCCACCAGCAAGCAGGCGGAGAACGGCGGACATGGATACGGCTACCTGTTCTGGGGCGGCGAGCACGGCTCCTTTAGGGCGGACGGCAAGTACGGGCAGTTTTCCATTTTAATGCGAGATAAAAACGCCGTGGTTACTATTGTCGCGGAGAGCCGGGAGGCGGACAAGCTGCTGGCGGCGGTGTTCGAGCATATTTACTGCCGGCTATAG
- a CDS encoding ABC transporter ATP-binding protein gives MKKESNLKELMHYAGRHRFLTYLSLLLSAASAVLALFPFVFLFRITQEVLAVAPDFPRAGHVVHNGWLAVGFALLSIVVYVCALMSSHLSAFRIAGNIRKALMDHIAKLPLGFIGEMGSGKIRRIVNDSSAATETYLAHQLPDMSAAVTTPICMVILLFLFDWRFGLVSLLPIVLGFAAMFKMVGPQMAKDIKEYQNALADMNNEAVEYVRGVPVVKTFGQTVHSFARFKGTIDNYYKYCIAYCKKCRGPMLMYTVFINSAFAFLIALALILTGSGPVAQPILLNFIFYVIFTPIIATAMSKVMYMSENGMIVADALGRIHSILDVEPLPDPHASKRPADNSVTLENVTFRYSGSAEDAIRNISIKVEAGETVALVGPSGGGKTTVAGLISRFWDVTGGAIQIGGVNVKDISKDVLMDTVAYVFQDSKLLKTSILENVRLSKPNATRQEVERVLHEAQCDDIIAKLPQSIDTVIGTKGVYLSGGEQQRIAIARVMLKNAPFLILDEATAFADPENEALVQKAFERLSRGKPVIMIAHRLTTIRNADRVFALRDGRVEESGTHDALLANDGLYARMWRDYQTSINWKVGVNHG, from the coding sequence TTGAAGAAAGAAAGCAACCTAAAGGAACTCATGCACTATGCGGGGCGGCACAGGTTTCTGACCTACCTGTCCCTGCTGCTGTCCGCCGCCAGCGCGGTGCTGGCCCTGTTCCCCTTCGTGTTTCTGTTCCGAATTACCCAAGAGGTCCTTGCGGTGGCCCCGGATTTTCCCCGGGCCGGACACGTTGTCCATAACGGCTGGCTGGCGGTGGGCTTCGCCCTGCTGTCCATTGTGGTCTACGTCTGCGCCCTGATGAGCTCCCACCTGTCGGCTTTCCGCATCGCCGGGAACATCCGCAAGGCGCTGATGGACCATATCGCAAAGCTGCCCCTGGGCTTCATCGGCGAGATGGGCAGCGGCAAAATACGCCGCATCGTCAATGACAGCAGCGCCGCCACCGAGACCTATCTGGCCCACCAGCTCCCGGATATGTCAGCGGCGGTCACCACCCCAATCTGCATGGTAATCCTGCTGTTCCTGTTCGACTGGCGGTTCGGGCTTGTAAGCCTTTTGCCTATCGTTTTAGGCTTTGCAGCCATGTTCAAGATGGTGGGCCCACAGATGGCAAAGGACATCAAGGAGTACCAAAACGCCCTGGCGGACATGAACAACGAGGCAGTGGAGTATGTGAGGGGCGTGCCGGTGGTCAAGACTTTCGGGCAGACCGTCCACTCCTTCGCCCGGTTCAAGGGCACCATCGACAATTACTACAAATACTGCATCGCCTACTGCAAGAAGTGCCGGGGCCCCATGCTGATGTACACGGTGTTCATCAACAGCGCCTTCGCGTTCCTGATTGCGCTGGCGCTGATTCTGACAGGCAGCGGGCCGGTGGCGCAGCCGATACTCTTGAATTTTATCTTCTACGTGATTTTCACGCCAATTATCGCCACCGCCATGTCCAAGGTCATGTATATGAGCGAGAACGGCATGATCGTGGCCGACGCGCTGGGCCGCATTCACTCCATTTTGGACGTGGAGCCGCTGCCCGACCCCCATGCCAGTAAACGACCGGCAGACAATTCTGTTACCCTGGAAAACGTGACTTTCCGTTACAGTGGCAGTGCAGAGGATGCAATCAGGAATATATCTATCAAAGTTGAGGCTGGTGAAACGGTGGCCTTGGTAGGACCGTCCGGCGGCGGCAAGACCACGGTGGCGGGGCTTATCTCCCGGTTTTGGGATGTAACCGGCGGGGCCATCCAGATTGGCGGCGTCAATGTAAAGGACATTTCAAAAGATGTTCTGATGGACACCGTGGCCTATGTGTTTCAAGACAGTAAATTGCTCAAAACTTCCATTCTGGAAAATGTGCGGCTGTCTAAGCCCAACGCCACCCGGCAGGAGGTAGAGCGGGTACTCCACGAGGCGCAATGTGACGACATCATAGCCAAACTGCCCCAAAGTATTGACACGGTGATTGGTACCAAGGGCGTGTACCTCTCCGGCGGCGAACAGCAGCGGATTGCCATCGCCCGGGTCATGCTGAAAAACGCGCCCTTCCTTATTCTGGACGAGGCCACCGCCTTTGCGGACCCGGAAAACGAGGCGCTGGTGCAGAAAGCCTTTGAGCGGCTCTCCAGGGGCAAACCCGTCATCATGATCGCCCACCGGCTGACCACGATTAGGAACGCAGACCGCGTCTTTGCGCTGAGAGACGGCCGGGTGGAGGAGAGCGGAACCCATGACGCTCTCCTGGCAAACGATGGGCTTTACGCCAGGATGTGGCGGGATTATCAGACCTCAATAAACTGGAAGGTAGGTGTAAATCATGGTTGA
- a CDS encoding ketopantoate reductase family protein: MKILIYGAGVIGSYLTHVLCAAGNDVTLLARGGWRETLEQSGLTIYHHLQKKVTRDRPRVIGALDREHYDLVFVVMQYQQMAAVLDDLGRVDSSIVVLVGNNMSAGEMERHIRNCSAAPQRVLFGFQGTGGRREAERVVCVRFGEAGMTVGGLHKELSLVEKRRLRSAFAGTKYRLTWAADMDAWYKCHLAFILPIVYLSYALNCNLKRATERQIKTGLRAVREGYELLKALGYPILPENTIEKLYGFQGGLSYAVLQIMAKTAIGELAATDHCRSAVAELEALEKAFAALREQRPDFPMPNWDALRKAMPDWQALYLSYGK; this comes from the coding sequence ATGAAAATCTTGATCTATGGGGCCGGGGTCATAGGCAGCTATCTGACCCATGTACTGTGCGCGGCGGGAAATGATGTGACTCTGCTGGCCCGTGGAGGCTGGCGGGAGACACTGGAGCAAAGCGGCCTGACCATTTACCATCACCTGCAAAAGAAGGTTACCCGCGACCGTCCCCGCGTAATTGGAGCGCTGGACAGAGAACACTACGACTTGGTTTTCGTCGTCATGCAGTATCAGCAGATGGCGGCGGTCCTGGACGATTTGGGCCGGGTGGACAGTTCTATCGTGGTGCTGGTGGGCAATAATATGTCCGCCGGAGAGATGGAGCGGCATATCCGAAATTGTTCCGCCGCGCCTCAGAGAGTGCTGTTTGGATTTCAGGGCACCGGCGGACGGCGGGAGGCGGAACGAGTGGTCTGTGTTCGGTTCGGGGAGGCGGGAATGACGGTGGGCGGACTGCATAAAGAGCTGTCCCTGGTGGAAAAGCGGAGGCTCAGGTCGGCGTTTGCCGGGACGAAATACAGGCTCACCTGGGCCGCGGACATGGACGCCTGGTACAAGTGCCATCTGGCTTTCATCCTGCCCATCGTCTACTTAAGCTATGCCTTGAACTGTAATTTGAAGCGGGCCACAGAGCGGCAGATCAAAACAGGGCTTCGGGCAGTCCGGGAGGGGTATGAACTGCTGAAAGCTTTGGGGTACCCCATTTTGCCGGAGAACACAATAGAGAAGCTCTACGGTTTCCAAGGGGGGCTTTCCTATGCCGTGCTACAGATCATGGCCAAGACAGCTATTGGGGAACTGGCTGCTACTGATCACTGCCGCAGCGCGGTCGCGGAGCTGGAGGCGCTGGAGAAAGCCTTTGCCGCTTTGCGGGAGCAGCGGCCGGACTTTCCCATGCCAAACTGGGACGCCCTGCGAAAGGCTATGCCCGATTGGCAAGCGCTTTACCTCTCATATGGAAAATAG
- a CDS encoding TetR/AcrR family transcriptional regulator has translation MSDNPTLEKIHQTATAEFLEKGFQGASLRNIVKSAGVTTGAFYGYYSSKEALFAALVEPCAAAVMGRFMTAQTDFAQLPKEEQPAHMGQESGDCVDWMIDYMYSHWEAFKLLICCSSGTPYEHFIHNMVDIEVEYTFRYIDVLRDLGHTVPELDRELCHMIASGMFEGMFEVLRHDMPKERAVRFVTRLREFYTAGWIKIMGQNS, from the coding sequence GTGAGCGACAACCCCACTCTCGAAAAGATCCACCAGACCGCCACCGCAGAGTTCTTGGAAAAAGGCTTCCAGGGAGCCTCCCTGCGGAATATCGTCAAGTCCGCTGGAGTGACCACCGGGGCCTTTTACGGCTACTACTCCAGCAAGGAGGCCCTGTTCGCCGCCCTGGTGGAGCCCTGCGCAGCGGCTGTCATGGGCCGGTTCATGACAGCCCAGACGGACTTTGCCCAGCTCCCCAAGGAGGAGCAGCCCGCCCATATGGGGCAGGAATCCGGGGACTGCGTCGACTGGATGATCGACTATATGTACAGCCACTGGGAGGCGTTCAAGCTGCTGATCTGTTGTAGCAGCGGCACCCCCTATGAGCACTTTATTCATAATATGGTGGACATCGAGGTGGAATACACTTTCAGATATATCGACGTACTGAGGGACCTGGGGCATACTGTCCCCGAACTGGACCGGGAGCTGTGCCATATGATCGCCAGCGGGATGTTCGAGGGAATGTTTGAGGTTTTGCGGCATGATATGCCAAAGGAGCGGGCGGTCAGGTTTGTCACCAGGCTGAGGGAGTTTTATACTGCTGGTTGGATAAAAATAATGGGACAGAATAGTTAG
- a CDS encoding GNAT family N-acetyltransferase: MNIELKPVNTPEEIGLLCRLAKEAWEQAYSELLGLKQVEYMVEKFLSPPAVREQMDKEGYIYYMIYGEGEPGGFTGFAPGYGGRDELFLSKLYLLPHMKGTGAARAAFKLIEHEARSRSLSRIRLTVNKGNTHAKEVYEHWGFETVESTVTDIGGGFVMDDYVMERRVRNA, translated from the coding sequence ATGAACATAGAGCTAAAGCCGGTTAATACCCCGGAGGAGATAGGCCTCCTCTGCCGTCTGGCAAAGGAGGCCTGGGAGCAGGCCTATAGTGAGCTGCTGGGCCTGAAGCAGGTGGAGTATATGGTGGAAAAGTTCCTGTCGCCGCCGGCGGTCAGGGAGCAGATGGACAAGGAGGGCTATATATACTATATGATATACGGCGAGGGCGAGCCCGGCGGCTTTACCGGCTTTGCGCCGGGTTACGGTGGACGGGACGAGCTGTTTTTAAGCAAGCTCTATCTGCTCCCACATATGAAGGGCACAGGCGCCGCCCGGGCGGCCTTTAAGCTCATAGAGCACGAGGCCCGCAGCCGCAGCCTTTCCCGCATACGCCTGACGGTGAACAAGGGAAATACCCACGCCAAGGAGGTATACGAGCACTGGGGCTTTGAGACCGTCGAGAGCACTGTGACGGACATCGGCGGCGGGTTTGTGATGGACGATTACGTTATGGAAAGGAGAGTCCGCAATGCTTGA
- a CDS encoding metal-dependent transcriptional regulator, with translation MVLYASGEDYLEAILVLQRKMGAVRSVDLARHMNFSKPSISNAVGLLKKGGFLEVDGNGSLLLTGLGREVAEQIYERHQFFTRQLIAAGVDEKLAEEDACKIEHAISEESFRKWKAELEG, from the coding sequence ATGGTATTATACGCGTCCGGCGAGGACTATCTGGAGGCAATTTTGGTTTTGCAGCGTAAAATGGGCGCGGTGCGCTCAGTTGATCTGGCCCGACACATGAATTTTAGCAAACCCAGCATTAGCAACGCGGTAGGGCTGCTGAAAAAGGGCGGGTTCTTGGAGGTTGACGGAAACGGTTCCCTGCTCTTGACCGGCCTGGGCCGGGAGGTGGCAGAGCAGATTTATGAGCGGCACCAGTTTTTCACCCGCCAGCTTATCGCCGCCGGGGTGGATGAGAAGCTGGCTGAGGAGGATGCCTGCAAGATCGAGCACGCCATCAGCGAGGAGAGCTTTCGAAAGTGGAAGGCGGAGTTGGAGGGATAA
- a CDS encoding S-layer homology domain-containing protein has translation MKKRVIAFLLTLVMCVSLAVPAGAKIQEGTLDGDGLHVGDTTPVPTPPPYVPPVVPPTTYKVNTPADVEGGRITVSPTSAASGSTVTITVTPDEGYEIEDLTVTDANGKTVTTTDVGNGKYTFTMPGSSVTVGATFKKVDDTPEPPTPPVWENPFKDVKESDWFFDAVKYVNQNGLMVGDKNGRFNPRSNLTRAEFAQILYKKEGSPSVTWTAKFPDVKESDWFAKQIIWATNEGILAGYANGKAGPNDHITREQLVSLLWRYEGRPAPTMTTLNFPDANKVSSYAKEALLWAVEKDIISGRTNGELDPKGNASRGEAAQMLMKYYSMK, from the coding sequence ATGAAAAAAAGAGTGATTGCCTTCCTTCTCACACTCGTTATGTGTGTGAGCCTGGCGGTTCCTGCCGGTGCAAAGATACAAGAGGGCACATTGGACGGAGATGGACTGCATGTGGGTGACACCACTCCTGTACCCACGCCGCCCCCTTACGTTCCCCCGGTGGTTCCCCCCACCACCTACAAAGTCAACACCCCCGCGGACGTTGAGGGCGGCAGGATAACCGTCAGCCCCACCAGCGCCGCCAGCGGCTCAACCGTGACGATTACCGTCACACCCGACGAGGGCTATGAGATAGAGGACTTGACCGTCACCGATGCTAACGGCAAGACTGTGACTACAACTGACGTTGGGAACGGGAAGTACACCTTCACCATGCCCGGCAGTTCCGTAACCGTCGGCGCCACCTTCAAGAAGGTCGACGACACCCCGGAGCCGCCCACTCCTCCGGTGTGGGAGAACCCCTTTAAAGACGTTAAAGAGAGCGACTGGTTCTTCGACGCGGTGAAGTATGTCAACCAGAATGGCCTGATGGTCGGCGACAAGAACGGCCGGTTCAACCCCCGCAGCAACCTGACCCGTGCGGAGTTTGCCCAGATCCTCTACAAGAAGGAAGGCAGCCCCAGCGTCACCTGGACCGCCAAGTTCCCCGATGTTAAGGAGAGCGACTGGTTCGCCAAGCAGATAATCTGGGCGACGAACGAGGGCATCCTGGCCGGTTATGCCAACGGCAAGGCCGGTCCCAACGACCACATCACCCGCGAGCAGCTGGTGAGCCTGCTGTGGCGCTATGAGGGCAGGCCCGCTCCCACCATGACCACGCTGAACTTCCCTGACGCTAACAAAGTTAGCAGCTACGCCAAGGAGGCCCTGCTCTGGGCTGTTGAGAAGGACATCATAAGCGGCCGGACCAACGGCGAGCTTGACCCCAAGGGCAATGCTTCAAGGGGCGAGGCCGCGCAGATGCTGATGAAATATTACAGCATGAAGTAA
- a CDS encoding type 2 periplasmic-binding domain-containing protein, protein MEAGRGDEGQMLLPLAYTFDVLLLDRDRFSSSVELPAAWEELAESADKLARSLAGYVTPYNMMGELADYDKGLPAFSEDELFEYMKKAIDHSKKVQSEAIVPVFVNFTDGKFSGPDNTLDLLNGRKFDFFSTYNKDSGITVDITAFAGINRNSAHPDEAFTVLDFQISREVQKGFPIYSAMHSLPTHMDLYSNEYPAHG, encoded by the coding sequence ATGGAGGCCGGGAGGGGCGACGAGGGTCAAATGCTTCTCCCGCTGGCGTATACGTTTGACGTGCTCCTTTTGGACAGGGACAGGTTCAGCTCAAGCGTTGAGCTCCCGGCGGCATGGGAGGAGCTGGCCGAAAGCGCAGATAAGCTTGCCCGGTCGCTGGCGGGGTATGTGACGCCTTATAATATGATGGGAGAATTGGCTGATTACGATAAGGGCTTACCTGCGTTTTCAGAAGACGAGCTGTTTGAATATATGAAAAAGGCTATAGACCATTCAAAGAAAGTCCAATCGGAGGCGATCGTACCTGTCTTTGTGAACTTTACAGACGGCAAATTTAGCGGACCAGACAACACGCTGGATCTACTCAACGGACGGAAGTTCGACTTCTTTTCTACCTATAATAAAGATAGCGGCATCACAGTGGACATAACCGCCTTTGCGGGCATAAACCGCAACAGCGCCCACCCGGACGAGGCCTTTACGGTGCTGGATTTCCAAATTAGCCGGGAGGTTCAGAAGGGCTTTCCCATCTATTCCGCCATGCACAGCCTGCCCACGCATATGGATCTTTACTCAAACGAATACCCCGCCCACGGATAG
- a CDS encoding MATE family efflux transporter, with translation MKKRASAIDFTTGSIWKLPLLYFLPVLAGGLFQQLYATVDAVILGQFAMAGGLVLSAVCVAAAPLGLRLMSVPNDVYPLALGYVQIYFAGLAVSMVYNICAGILRAVGDSRTPFCILAVSGAANVGLDLLFVAAWGMSAPGAALATVLAQGLSAALALVVLVRRQAAYRLSLGRLRFDRAVLGKIFTIGLPMALQSVLYPISNMTVQAAVNQTGTDNIVAWALCGKLDFLIWLAADSFAAAVATFVAQNYGAGQGERCQKGVRIGLGMTLAVIIFISAILFLWSEPLGHLILNPADAPIAGVTGRLMRLMAPLYFLYVFGEVFAGAIRGQGESLRPMVITLLGTCATRVLWIWLVPHNHQLLAILAVYPVSWAVTSLAFTIYYHLFRDHTKVRT, from the coding sequence ATGAAAAAGAGGGCCAGCGCCATTGATTTCACCACCGGCTCTATCTGGAAATTGCCTCTGCTGTATTTTCTGCCCGTCCTGGCAGGTGGGCTTTTTCAGCAGCTTTACGCCACGGTGGACGCTGTGATATTGGGGCAGTTCGCTATGGCAGGAGGACTGGTGCTGTCGGCGGTATGCGTGGCGGCAGCGCCTTTGGGCTTGCGCCTGATGAGCGTACCGAACGACGTGTATCCTTTGGCGCTGGGGTATGTACAGATTTATTTTGCCGGGCTGGCCGTATCCATGGTCTACAATATCTGCGCCGGAATTTTGCGGGCGGTGGGGGATTCCCGGACACCGTTCTGCATTTTGGCAGTCTCCGGCGCGGCGAATGTGGGCCTTGACCTGTTGTTCGTGGCGGCATGGGGCATGAGCGCTCCCGGCGCGGCTTTGGCCACAGTCCTGGCCCAGGGGCTGAGCGCGGCACTGGCGCTGGTGGTATTGGTAAGGCGGCAGGCGGCTTACCGGCTGTCCCTCGGGCGGCTCCGCTTTGACAGGGCAGTGCTGGGGAAAATATTCACCATCGGTCTGCCTATGGCTTTGCAGTCCGTGTTGTACCCCATCTCCAACATGACCGTGCAGGCAGCGGTGAACCAGACCGGCACGGATAATATCGTAGCCTGGGCCCTGTGCGGCAAGCTGGATTTTCTCATCTGGCTGGCGGCGGACTCCTTCGCGGCGGCGGTCGCCACCTTTGTGGCGCAAAATTACGGCGCAGGCCAGGGAGAGCGCTGCCAGAAGGGAGTGCGGATCGGCCTTGGCATGACCCTCGCTGTCATTATTTTTATCAGCGCTATCTTATTTTTGTGGAGCGAGCCGCTGGGCCACCTTATTCTCAACCCGGCGGACGCGCCCATTGCCGGCGTCACCGGCAGGCTTATGAGGCTGATGGCCCCGCTCTACTTCCTATATGTGTTCGGCGAGGTCTTTGCCGGGGCGATTCGGGGACAGGGGGAGAGCCTGCGGCCCATGGTGATCACTCTGCTTGGCACCTGCGCTACCCGTGTCCTGTGGATATGGCTTGTGCCGCACAATCACCAACTGCTGGCAATCTTGGCAGTCTACCCGGTTTCCTGGGCGGTCACATCACTGGCTTTTACAATCTATTATCATCTGTTCCGCGACCATACCAAGGTACGCACCTAA
- a CDS encoding GHKL domain-containing protein — MELHMGSPAGTDLFLSLTNPCSHPPREDGRGGFLTRKLNKEQHGIGLKSVKAIVRKCDGTLNHEYDRETKLFNISVLLKDKV, encoded by the coding sequence GTGGAACTGCACATGGGCAGTCCTGCGGGGACAGACTTGTTTTTGTCCTTGACAAACCCTTGCAGCCACCCGCCCCGGGAGGACGGTCGTGGGGGATTTCTGACCCGCAAGCTCAATAAGGAACAGCACGGTATCGGGCTGAAAAGCGTGAAAGCCATTGTCAGAAAATGCGACGGCACCCTAAACCATGAATATGACCGGGAAACGAAGCTGTTTAATATCTCAGTCCTGTTGAAAGATAAAGTATAA
- a CDS encoding nucleotidyltransferase family protein → MDYSLSETLKVEIIDLALQCKLDKVILFGSRARGDNRERSDIDLAIQGESLKYHLARFIHHGSDMVIFTNINANKKTYSHLRRRILDWETTQIIGATTLC, encoded by the coding sequence GTGGATTACAGTCTATCAGAAACTTTAAAAGTCGAAATAATAGATTTGGCTCTCCAATGCAAATTGGACAAGGTAATCCTTTTCGGCTCCCGGGCAAGGGGCGACAACCGGGAGCGTAGTGATATCGACCTTGCCATACAAGGAGAAAGCCTTAAATACCACCTTGCCAGATTCATCCATCATGGAAGCGACATGGTTATTTTTACCAATATCAATGCCAACAAAAAAACATACAGTCACCTCAGAAGAAGAATTTTGGATTGGGAGACCACTCAGATAATAGGCGCCACTACCTTGTGCTAA
- a CDS encoding LytTR family DNA-binding domain-containing protein — protein sequence MCSSDEIVMIEKEDRRVIVHTLSRSLESVENAKYWDRLLKYRSFNRPHRSYIINLKYLQSYTHESIVLKTPDGRIWEAYIARRKYQEFKDAHLLFLEAMS from the coding sequence ATCTGTTCATCAGACGAGATTGTCATGATTGAGAAGGAGGACCGTAGAGTAATAGTCCATACCCTTTCCCGCTCCTTAGAGTCCGTAGAAAACGCGAAATACTGGGACAGGCTTTTGAAGTACAGGAGCTTTAATAGGCCTCACCGAAGCTACATAATCAACTTAAAGTACCTCCAGTCCTATACCCATGAATCGATCGTTCTTAAAACACCTGATGGGAGAATTTGGGAGGCATATATAGCCCGGCGCAAGTACCAGGAGTTCAAAGACGCGCACCTGCTTTTTTTGGAGGCGATGTCATAA